In a genomic window of Bradyrhizobium sp. LLZ17:
- a CDS encoding cyclic nucleotide-gated ion channel gives MGLVPRGRGLRDPNLRDRLYELLEHDPLAYSVGSRFIQLVIAVIVLDVVAMILASVPELDAQFGALFAGITILSIVVFALEYAARMWTVAGHTQRKTSALADRLSYAFSALGIIDLLAFLPAAIVLATGRHATLAALGVLPFFKLVRYSPAMRSLLAAVHAERRALIGCIVILIGAVLTFASLLYAIERDVQPDKLGTIPQAMWWAIVTLGTVGYGDVVPVTALGKFISVFTIISGFAMIALPVAIISTAFAEEVKRRDFVVTWGMLARVPLFSHLSASEIADIMRLLRARTIEQGEILVRRGDAASSMYFITAGEVEIALPNQHVRLADGTFFGEIALLHKTKRSGTVTATRKTRLLVLDAQDFHALIARMPTLAAHVHKTAKARIEESGDVAAAELAQGEREGTDR, from the coding sequence GTGGGCCTCGTTCCGCGAGGACGTGGCTTGCGCGATCCCAATTTGAGGGATCGCCTCTACGAATTGCTGGAGCACGATCCGCTGGCCTACTCGGTCGGGTCGCGCTTCATCCAGCTCGTCATCGCCGTCATCGTGCTCGACGTGGTCGCGATGATCCTCGCTTCGGTGCCGGAGTTGGACGCGCAATTCGGCGCGCTGTTCGCGGGCATCACCATCTTGTCCATCGTCGTGTTTGCGCTCGAATACGCCGCACGGATGTGGACGGTGGCGGGCCACACCCAGCGCAAGACCTCAGCGCTCGCCGACCGGCTGTCTTACGCTTTCTCCGCGCTCGGCATCATCGATCTCCTCGCGTTCCTGCCGGCCGCGATCGTGCTCGCCACGGGCCGGCATGCGACGCTGGCCGCGCTCGGCGTGCTGCCGTTCTTCAAGCTGGTCCGCTACTCGCCGGCGATGCGGTCGCTGCTCGCCGCCGTCCATGCCGAGCGGCGGGCGCTGATCGGCTGCATCGTCATCCTGATCGGCGCGGTCCTGACGTTTGCCTCGCTGCTCTATGCCATCGAGCGCGACGTGCAGCCGGACAAGCTCGGCACCATTCCGCAAGCGATGTGGTGGGCGATCGTGACGCTCGGCACCGTCGGCTATGGCGACGTCGTGCCGGTGACGGCGCTCGGAAAGTTCATCTCCGTGTTCACCATCATCAGCGGCTTTGCCATGATTGCGCTGCCGGTGGCGATCATCTCCACCGCCTTTGCCGAGGAAGTGAAGCGGCGCGATTTCGTCGTCACCTGGGGCATGCTGGCGCGGGTGCCGCTGTTCTCGCACCTTTCGGCCTCCGAGATCGCCGACATCATGCGGCTGCTGCGGGCGCGCACCATCGAACAGGGCGAGATATTGGTGCGCCGTGGCGACGCCGCCTCGTCGATGTATTTCATCACCGCCGGCGAGGTCGAGATCGCGCTGCCGAACCAGCATGTGCGGCTCGCGGACGGCACCTTCTTCGGTGAGATCGCGCTGCTGCACAAAACCAAGCGCAGCGGCACGGTGACGGCGACGCGCAAGACGCGGCTGCTGGTGCTCGACGCGCAGGATTTTCACGCCCTGATCGCGCGCATGCCGACGCTGGCCGCGCATGTCCACAAGACCGCGAAAGCGCGGATCGAGGAGAGCGGCGATGTTGCGGCGGCAGAACTCGCGCAAGGCGAGCGCGAGGGCACGGATCGCTGA
- a CDS encoding DUF3455 domain-containing protein: MPTLKRLAFAAFALTSTSAFAADALPDAIAAPGESVVLSVHAEGAQVYECKAGADGKLAWTFREPIATLLNEGKTIGRHYAGPNWEHADGSAVVGKVVGNAPGASAADIAWLKLEVASRRGSGVLTPVTTVQRINTHGGKLEGACDKAGEFKSVPYSAEYVFLKKG, translated from the coding sequence ATGCCGACACTCAAGCGCCTTGCGTTCGCAGCCTTCGCACTGACCAGCACCTCCGCGTTCGCCGCCGACGCGCTCCCCGACGCCATCGCCGCCCCCGGCGAGAGCGTCGTGCTCAGCGTCCATGCCGAGGGCGCGCAGGTCTATGAATGCAAGGCCGGCGCCGACGGCAAGCTCGCCTGGACTTTTCGCGAGCCGATCGCCACGCTGCTCAATGAAGGCAAGACGATCGGCCGGCACTACGCCGGGCCGAACTGGGAGCACGCCGACGGCAGCGCGGTCGTGGGCAAGGTTGTCGGCAATGCACCGGGCGCATCCGCCGCCGATATCGCCTGGCTGAAGCTGGAGGTCGCCTCCCGCCGCGGCAGCGGCGTGTTGACGCCGGTCACCACCGTCCAGCGCATCAACACCCACGGCGGCAAGCTCGAGGGCGCCTGCGACAAGGCCGGCGAGTTCAAAAGCGTGCCCTACTCGGCCGAGTATGTCTTCCTGAAAAAGGGCTGA
- a CDS encoding NADP-dependent isocitrate dehydrogenase: protein MAKIKVSNPVVELDGDEMTRIIWQYIKDKLINPFLDVELMYFDLGMEYRDQTNDQVTIDAAEAIKKVGVGVKCATITPDEARVKEFGLKQMWKSPNGTIRNILGGCIFREPIICKNVPRLVPGWTKPIIIGRHAYGDQYRATDIKFPGKGTLSMKFVGEDGTVIEKEVFKAPGAGVAMEMYNLDDSIVDFARASLNYGLLRNYPVYLSTKNTILKVYDGRFKDIFQDIYDREFKKEFEAKGLTYEHRLIDDMVASALKWSGGYVWACKNYDGDVQSDTVAQGYGSLGLMTSVLLTPDGKTVEAEAAHGTVTRHYREHQKGKETSTNSIASIFAWTRGLAHRAKLDNNAELAKFANTLEKVCVDTVEEGYMTKDLALLVGADQRWLSTTGFLDKVAQNLEKALA from the coding sequence ATGGCAAAAATCAAGGTATCCAATCCCGTCGTCGAGCTCGATGGCGACGAGATGACCCGGATCATCTGGCAGTACATCAAGGACAAGCTGATTAACCCGTTCCTCGATGTCGAGCTGATGTATTTCGACCTGGGGATGGAGTACCGCGACCAGACCAACGATCAGGTCACCATTGATGCCGCCGAAGCCATCAAGAAGGTCGGCGTCGGCGTCAAGTGCGCCACCATCACCCCGGACGAAGCCCGGGTGAAGGAGTTCGGCCTCAAGCAAATGTGGAAGTCGCCGAACGGCACCATCCGCAACATCCTTGGCGGCTGCATCTTCCGCGAGCCGATCATCTGCAAGAACGTGCCGCGCCTGGTTCCCGGCTGGACCAAGCCGATCATCATCGGCCGCCACGCCTATGGCGACCAGTACCGCGCCACCGACATCAAGTTCCCGGGCAAGGGCACGCTGTCGATGAAGTTCGTCGGCGAGGACGGCACGGTGATCGAGAAGGAAGTGTTCAAGGCGCCCGGCGCCGGCGTCGCGATGGAGATGTACAATCTCGACGATTCCATCGTCGACTTCGCCCGCGCCTCGCTCAACTACGGACTGCTGCGCAACTACCCCGTCTATCTCTCGACCAAGAACACGATTCTCAAGGTCTATGACGGCCGCTTCAAGGACATCTTCCAGGACATCTACGACCGCGAATTCAAAAAGGAATTCGAGGCCAAGGGCCTGACCTACGAGCACCGCCTGATCGACGACATGGTGGCCTCGGCGCTGAAATGGTCCGGCGGCTACGTCTGGGCCTGCAAGAACTACGACGGCGACGTGCAGTCCGACACCGTCGCGCAGGGCTACGGCTCGCTCGGCCTGATGACCTCGGTCCTCCTCACCCCCGACGGCAAAACGGTGGAAGCCGAAGCCGCCCACGGCACCGTGACCCGCCACTATCGCGAGCACCAGAAGGGCAAGGAGACCTCGACCAACTCGATCGCGTCGATCTTCGCCTGGACGCGTGGCCTCGCCCACCGCGCCAAGCTCGACAACAACGCCGAGCTCGCCAAGTTCGCGAACACGCTGGAGAAGGTCTGCGTCGATACCGTCGAGGAAGGCTACATGACCAAGGACCTCGCGCTCCTGGTCGGCGCCGACCAGCGCTGGCTCTCGACCACCGGCTTCCTCGACAAGGTCGCGCAGAATCTGGAGAAGGCGCTGGCGTAA
- a CDS encoding alpha/beta hydrolase family protein, whose protein sequence is MVGGLIAHLTQTAGGIRIQDVRFKGAKGNTMSALLYVPANATAQTRAPGILAVHGYINSRETQDGFAIEFARRGYVVLALDQTGHGYSDPPAFANGFGGPDGLAYLRSLDIVDKANIGLEGHSMGGWTVLAAAAAMPNDYKSMVLEGSSTGKPFAADGTPSWPRNTALVFAQYEEFSTLMWGVDRARDVTKSPKLWAMFGTQGPVEPGKVYGDPAAGTARVLYTPAITHPAEHISHEAIGYSLDWFAKTLQGGAPRPADDQIWFRKELGTLIAFAGFVALLIGTFDGLLEAQMFSRLRLPAVTDGTTPPHHAATGRRWTAALILSAFIPALTYYPAFALAGSFAPPTAFLPQGITNQILIWAVINGLITLALMRFAPRRTARTGLVGQSVVIAVASVAVGYAALWLADLAFKIDFRFWIVALKLMNAKQFVIFLIYLIPFTAFFVVALHVLHRNFSTMETPRLTLYLTNILALTFGFIVLLVLQYGTLWLTGKLFNPLPDPGFVPLSTIVAIQFVPLLAIVAVIATFTWRRTGSSLPGALISGLFVTWYIVAGTATQAAFLGVFSDGAGSLEGHMPN, encoded by the coding sequence GTGGTGGGCGGCCTCATCGCCCATTTGACGCAGACCGCCGGCGGCATCCGGATTCAGGATGTCAGGTTCAAGGGTGCCAAGGGCAACACGATGAGTGCCCTGCTCTACGTTCCTGCCAATGCCACCGCACAGACCCGGGCACCAGGCATTCTCGCCGTCCACGGCTACATCAACTCGCGGGAGACCCAGGACGGCTTCGCCATCGAATTCGCCCGCCGCGGTTATGTCGTGCTGGCGCTGGACCAGACCGGCCATGGCTATAGTGACCCGCCCGCCTTTGCCAACGGCTTTGGCGGCCCTGACGGCCTCGCCTACCTTCGCAGCCTCGACATTGTCGACAAGGCCAATATCGGCCTCGAGGGTCACTCGATGGGTGGCTGGACGGTGCTGGCCGCAGCCGCCGCGATGCCGAATGACTACAAGTCGATGGTGCTGGAGGGCTCCTCGACCGGTAAGCCATTCGCTGCCGACGGCACCCCCAGCTGGCCGCGCAACACCGCCTTGGTGTTTGCTCAGTATGAGGAATTCTCCACCCTGATGTGGGGCGTCGATCGCGCCCGCGATGTCACCAAGAGCCCCAAGCTGTGGGCGATGTTCGGCACGCAGGGGCCGGTCGAGCCGGGCAAGGTTTACGGTGACCCGGCGGCCGGCACTGCCAGGGTTCTGTACACGCCGGCGATCACTCACCCGGCCGAGCACATCTCGCATGAGGCGATCGGCTACAGCCTCGACTGGTTCGCGAAGACCTTGCAGGGCGGCGCGCCGCGGCCGGCCGACGACCAGATCTGGTTCCGAAAGGAGCTCGGCACGCTGATCGCGTTTGCCGGTTTCGTCGCGCTGTTGATCGGCACTTTCGACGGCCTGCTCGAAGCGCAGATGTTCTCTCGTCTCCGCCTGCCCGCGGTCACTGACGGCACCACGCCGCCGCATCATGCCGCCACCGGCCGGCGCTGGACCGCGGCTTTGATCCTGTCGGCCTTCATCCCGGCGCTGACCTACTATCCGGCTTTTGCGCTGGCCGGTAGCTTCGCGCCACCGACGGCGTTCCTGCCGCAGGGCATCACGAACCAGATCCTGATCTGGGCCGTCATCAACGGCCTGATCACGCTGGCGCTGATGCGCTTCGCCCCAAGGCGTACCGCCCGGACCGGACTGGTTGGCCAATCCGTGGTGATCGCGGTCGCTTCGGTCGCGGTCGGCTATGCCGCGCTGTGGCTCGCCGACCTCGCCTTCAAGATCGACTTCCGCTTCTGGATCGTCGCGTTGAAGCTGATGAACGCGAAGCAGTTTGTGATCTTCCTGATCTACCTGATTCCGTTCACGGCGTTTTTCGTCGTGGCGCTGCACGTGCTGCACCGGAACTTCTCGACGATGGAGACGCCGCGGCTCACGCTCTATCTGACCAATATACTGGCGCTGACGTTCGGCTTCATCGTACTGCTGGTCCTGCAATATGGCACGCTCTGGCTGACCGGAAAGCTTTTCAACCCGCTCCCCGACCCCGGCTTCGTGCCCCTCTCGACCATCGTCGCCATCCAGTTTGTGCCGCTGCTGGCGATCGTCGCCGTGATTGCGACCTTCACCTGGCGACGGACCGGATCGAGCCTGCCGGGCGCCCTGATCTCCGGCCTGTTCGTGACTTGGTATATCGTGGCAGGCACGGCCACTCAGGCTGCCTTTTTAGGAGTGTTCTCGGACGGCGCTGGTTCGCTCGAGGGACACATGCCCAATTAG